In one Bacteroidota bacterium genomic region, the following are encoded:
- a CDS encoding LamG-like jellyroll fold domain-containing protein, with protein MKLLKPIFKILSLFLVIVLLFAFRADVSDNLISYFPFNQNFNDSISTNDAVAFGDPHFTTDRFNTDNTAIKLDGIDDYLLLPVGKYKYFAISLWFYVESVYYSTIIVDYGSKEIFSTVDIFVGATPPVYKIKYNTQTNELLKSQYNYDFYTWHHLYLDVGKIGQKPIMYIDGVFEREASLSGLCSPTTANVYIGRTSETDTSKHKFLQGKVDDIYIFDYPLKQEEILQLYYHDPYSVLSMTNSKIFIFPNPVTNVLRIANSINNESFRIFNSQGKVILEGKYKSEINISDFSSGLYFIEIVSGTNSFRQIYKFVKR; from the coding sequence ATGAAATTACTTAAGCCAATATTCAAAATACTTTCATTATTTCTAGTTATAGTTTTGCTTTTTGCTTTTAGAGCTGATGTTTCTGATAATCTAATTTCTTATTTCCCTTTTAATCAAAACTTTAATGATAGCATTAGTACAAATGATGCTGTTGCGTTTGGAGATCCTCATTTTACAACTGATCGATTTAATACTGATAATACTGCAATAAAACTTGATGGAATTGATGATTATTTGCTTTTACCCGTTGGTAAATATAAATACTTTGCTATTTCACTTTGGTTTTATGTTGAAAGTGTTTATTATTCTACTATCATTGTTGATTATGGTAGTAAGGAAATTTTTTCTACAGTTGATATTTTTGTTGGTGCTACACCACCCGTTTATAAAATAAAATATAATACTCAAACAAATGAGTTATTAAAATCGCAATACAACTATGATTTTTACACCTGGCATCATTTGTACCTTGATGTTGGAAAAATTGGGCAGAAGCCAATAATGTACATTGATGGAGTGTTTGAGCGAGAGGCAAGTCTTTCAGGTCTTTGCTCACCAACTACTGCTAATGTTTATATTGGTAGAACATCAGAAACAGACACTTCTAAACATAAATTTTTGCAAGGTAAAGTTGACGATATTTATATTTTTGACTATCCTTTAAAGCAGGAGGAAATTTTGCAATTATATTATCATGACCCATATTCTGTCTTATCAATGACTAATTCAAAAATATTTATTTTTCCAAATCCGGTAACTAATGTTCTCAGAATTGCAAATTCAATAAATAATGAATCATTTAGAATTTTTAATTCTCAAGGAAAAGTAATTTTAGAAGGTAAATATAAATCAGAAATAAATATTTCTGATTTTAGTTCAGGCTTGTATTTTATTGAGATTGTTAGTGGTACAAATTCTTTTAGACAAATTTATAAGTTTGTAAAAAGATAA
- a CDS encoding DNA-directed RNA polymerase subunit omega encodes MKERINVDRYANPRDITIINNLTGNLYESVAVLAKRANQLAKEEKEELHEKLDEFAPRTDNLEEIFDNREQMEISAHYERLPKASLVSLFEYLNDDNIYFRNPEKEKILKEESEKKEI; translated from the coding sequence ATGAAAGAAAGAATTAATGTAGATAGGTATGCAAATCCTAGAGATATTACAATAATAAATAATTTGACAGGTAACCTTTACGAAAGTGTTGCTGTTCTTGCAAAAAGAGCAAATCAATTGGCAAAAGAAGAAAAGGAAGAATTACACGAAAAACTTGACGAATTTGCACCACGAACAGATAATTTAGAAGAAATTTTTGATAACCGTGAACAAATGGAAATATCTGCTCATTATGAGCGACTTCCAAAAGCATCATTGGTTTCATTATTTGAGTATTTGAATGATGATAACATTTATTTTCGCAATCCTGAAAAGGAAAAAATACTCAAAGAAGAAAGCGAAAAGAAGGAGATATAA